From a region of the Gemmatimonadota bacterium genome:
- the secG gene encoding preprotein translocase subunit SecG, with the protein MFTTVVTIHVLVCLVLILSVLLQSGKGGGLSSAFGAGGPSGGMAGQMFGGRGAATFLGKVTTVLATLYMLIVIGLNLLPDDAQTMRSIIQEEALRNQQTSPAQGLPEAEPGLPAAPGEQGSTP; encoded by the coding sequence GTGTTTACCACTGTGGTTACAATCCATGTACTGGTCTGTCTCGTTTTAATCCTGTCTGTCCTGTTGCAGTCGGGCAAGGGCGGAGGCCTGTCCAGCGCTTTTGGCGCGGGCGGTCCATCCGGCGGCATGGCCGGCCAGATGTTCGGCGGCCGGGGCGCCGCGACTTTCCTGGGTAAGGTGACGACCGTGCTCGCGACGCTTTACATGCTGATCGTCATCGGCCTGAACCTGTTGCCCGACGATGCGCAGACTATGCGGAGCATCATCCAGGAAGAAGCCCTGAGAAACCAGCAGACGTCCCCCGCCCAGGGATTGCCCGAGGCGGAGCCGGGCCTGCCCGCCGCTCCCGGGGAACAGGGATCCACGCCTTAA